A window of Pirellula sp. SH-Sr6A contains these coding sequences:
- the dnaX gene encoding DNA polymerase III subunit gamma/tau yields the protein METPLDATTGNQKYTVVARRYRPKTFSELVGQSTVAQALLNAIHTNRVGHAYLFTGARGVGKTSTARIFAKALNASASADGEFDPQSDIAQAIDSGEDMDVIEIDGASNRGIDEIRQLRANAAVRPSRSPYKIYIIDEVHMLTTQAFNALLKTLEEPPGHVKFIFCTTDPEKMPITVLSRCQRFDFPPVHTDQILGRLQYICENEGTEADEAALQIIARRAAGSMRDSQSLLEQLLSFSGNRITVSDVHAMLGTADETRLASFASKMIQRDAAGALDELNVAAGEGVDVGQLAEQLLGYLRDMMVVTVGCGSDLIKTANPSSLEPLRTWGQQWGVASLMAAIQILDETIVKMRHSVQSRVLVEIAIVQICQLQDLQALTDLVKALASGQSLPPPRPPVHTTTALPTPPAGSSKPATPAQPVVPSTGSSQQKPASAAASESTEAKKKDETVTGATLPSRNEPSPGTEKPAALTAAATSPTTATQANDQTAALSVSKEGEPTPKNPSDTNVADTPLHQLRAAAQSIGGLIVECVNMITRVQVADKGKWRAFVAKEGRFAIDYFQTADNSRKLTSSLADQFRVEAVLEFTLTDEVAPHVESKAPAPVVEEFRPSVPQSQLIRKAMTNPIVQQFVEMFDGQIVRVDPAQSIRPVIAQTSTSEPSELIADTDE from the coding sequence TTGGTAGGGCAGTCGACGGTAGCCCAGGCGCTGCTCAATGCCATCCATACGAACCGGGTCGGACATGCGTATCTCTTTACCGGGGCGAGGGGGGTTGGAAAAACCAGTACCGCCCGCATTTTCGCGAAGGCGTTGAATGCTTCCGCGAGCGCTGACGGAGAATTTGACCCTCAATCCGACATCGCCCAAGCGATCGACTCGGGTGAGGATATGGATGTCATCGAGATCGATGGCGCGAGCAATCGTGGGATCGATGAAATTCGACAGCTCCGCGCCAACGCTGCAGTTCGTCCCAGCCGATCTCCGTACAAGATCTACATCATCGACGAAGTCCACATGCTGACAACCCAGGCGTTCAACGCATTGTTGAAGACGCTGGAGGAACCGCCTGGACATGTGAAGTTCATCTTCTGCACCACGGACCCAGAAAAGATGCCGATCACGGTATTGTCCCGGTGCCAACGTTTTGATTTCCCCCCCGTTCATACCGATCAGATTTTGGGGCGGCTTCAATACATTTGCGAAAACGAGGGTACCGAAGCAGACGAAGCCGCACTGCAGATCATCGCTCGCCGCGCTGCAGGCTCCATGCGTGACAGCCAGTCCCTACTGGAACAACTGCTCAGCTTTAGCGGTAATCGGATCACCGTATCCGATGTGCATGCGATGCTTGGAACAGCCGACGAAACGAGACTGGCTTCGTTCGCATCCAAAATGATTCAACGCGATGCGGCCGGAGCCCTCGACGAATTGAACGTCGCAGCAGGAGAAGGAGTCGACGTCGGTCAGCTCGCCGAACAACTTCTTGGTTATCTGCGGGACATGATGGTCGTGACGGTCGGGTGCGGTAGCGACCTTATCAAAACCGCGAATCCATCCAGTCTCGAGCCATTGCGAACCTGGGGACAACAATGGGGCGTCGCCTCGCTGATGGCTGCGATTCAGATTTTGGATGAAACAATCGTCAAGATGAGGCACAGCGTCCAGAGCCGTGTACTCGTCGAAATCGCCATCGTCCAAATTTGTCAGCTTCAAGATCTGCAGGCCCTCACAGACTTGGTTAAGGCCCTGGCGTCGGGGCAATCCCTCCCTCCCCCCCGGCCGCCCGTTCATACCACGACGGCACTACCAACGCCTCCTGCAGGATCGTCGAAGCCTGCAACTCCAGCGCAGCCAGTTGTTCCAAGCACAGGTTCCTCGCAACAAAAACCTGCCTCCGCTGCAGCATCGGAATCGACCGAAGCAAAAAAAAAAGATGAGACCGTAACGGGAGCCACGCTCCCTTCGAGAAACGAACCATCGCCCGGGACCGAGAAACCCGCCGCACTGACCGCCGCTGCGACTTCGCCGACGACCGCGACACAAGCGAACGACCAAACCGCAGCCCTGTCCGTGTCGAAGGAGGGGGAACCGACTCCTAAAAATCCTTCCGATACGAACGTCGCGGACACTCCCCTGCATCAACTGCGAGCCGCAGCGCAATCGATCGGTGGATTGATTGTGGAATGCGTCAACATGATCACCCGTGTCCAGGTCGCTGACAAAGGAAAATGGAGAGCTTTCGTTGCCAAGGAAGGTCGATTTGCGATCGATTATTTCCAAACTGCGGACAATTCCAGAAAGCTCACAAGCTCTCTTGCTGACCAATTCCGCGTCGAAGCAGTTCTTGAATTCACTCTCACCGATGAGGTCGCCCCGCATGTTGAGAGCAAAGCGCCGGCACCCGTTGTCGAGGAGTTCCGACCGAGTGTTCCTCAATCCCAATTGATTCGCAAAGCGATGACCAATCCCATCGTTCAGCAATTTGTCGAAATGTTCGATGGCCAGATCGTTCGAGTAGATCCAGCTCAATCGATCCGTCCGGTCATCGCGCAAACGAGCACTTCCGAGCCGAGCGAACTAATCGCCGACACCGACGAATAG